In Streptomyces chartreusis, the following proteins share a genomic window:
- a CDS encoding ribonuclease HII, with translation MPYEPPTHTVERSLRATTGAKIIAGVDEVGRGAWAGPVTVCAAVTGLRRPPEGLTDSKLLTVKRRNELAVVLRTWVTSYALGHASPEEIDKLGMTAALRLAACRALEALPVRPDAVILDGKHDYLGAPWRVRTVIKGDQSCVAVAAASVIAKVQRDKMMAELGIDHADFGFADNAGYPSPVHKAALAERGPTPYHRLSWAYLDALPQWQHLKKVRTWVDGSVPEIEGQLGFDF, from the coding sequence ATCATTGCCGGTGTCGACGAGGTGGGGCGCGGTGCCTGGGCCGGACCCGTCACCGTCTGCGCGGCGGTCACCGGACTGCGCCGGCCCCCCGAAGGACTCACCGACTCCAAGCTGCTCACCGTCAAGCGCCGCAATGAACTCGCCGTCGTGCTGCGGACGTGGGTGACGTCGTACGCCCTCGGGCACGCCTCTCCGGAGGAGATCGACAAGCTCGGGATGACGGCCGCGCTGCGACTGGCAGCGTGCCGCGCCCTGGAAGCCCTTCCGGTCCGCCCCGACGCCGTGATCCTCGACGGGAAGCACGACTATCTCGGGGCGCCCTGGAGGGTCCGTACGGTGATCAAGGGCGATCAGTCCTGCGTGGCGGTCGCGGCGGCCTCGGTGATCGCCAAGGTCCAGCGCGACAAAATGATGGCCGAACTGGGTATCGACCATGCAGACTTCGGTTTTGCGGACAACGCCGGGTATCCGTCGCCCGTGCACAAGGCCGCACTGGCGGAGCGGGGACCCACCCCGTACCACCGGTTGTCGTGGGCGTATCTTGATGCGCTGCCTCAGTGGCAGCACCTCAAGAAGGTGCGCACCTGGGTGGACGGAAGCGTTCCGGAGATCGAGGGTCAGCTCGGCTTCGATTTCTGA